In Taeniopygia guttata chromosome 24, bTaeGut7.mat, whole genome shotgun sequence, a single genomic region encodes these proteins:
- the LOC115498338 gene encoding uncharacterized protein — protein sequence MAAFLLLLAPLLLLGTAAGQADMEIEECLWLWNVTEGNFSVVITPETYQANTTYLVTIRDDRNHSSSSGPFLLQALSPQNTSVGEWTDTDTGNCSSVLTAVLNSTESRAHWTSPNSNLSSVHIRVYLILPDNITELKTGMLSRGAETTPVPLSSTSAPSSSSSPNTSSAPNITSTPKTTSTPSSTPSSVSRAQGSSWLLAALLLLLTASLLS from the exons ATGGCAGCTTTCCTGCTCCTCTTGGCACcgctgctcctgctggggacagcagctggcCAAGCAGACATGGAGATAGAAGAGTGCCTTTGGCTCTGGAACGTGACCGAAGGGAATTTCTCTGTGGTAATAACACCTGAGACCTACCAGGCCAACACAACCTACCTGG TGACGATAAGGGACGACAGgaaccacagcagcagctcggggCCGTTCCTGCTGCAGGCCCTGTCCCCCCAGAACACCTCGGTGGGGGAGTGGACGGACACAGACACCGGCaactgcagctctgtgctcacagCCGTGTTAAACAGCACCGAGAGCAGAGCCCACTGGACATCCCCCAACAGCAACCTCTCCTCTGTGCACATCAG GGTCTATCTCATCCTCCCTGATAACATCACCGAGCTCAAGACTGGGATGCTGAGCAGAG gggcAGAAACCACCCCGGTGCCCCTCAGCAGCACCtcagcccccagcagctcctcatcccCCAACACCAGCTCAGCCCCCAACATCACCTCAACACCCAAAACCACCTCCACCCccagcagcactcccagctcggtgagcagggctcagggcagctcctggctgctggctgccctgctgctgctgctcacggCCAGCCTGCTCTCCTAG